One Pyrococcus furiosus DSM 3638 genomic window, TTGGAACATCCTTACCTTCTCTAAAGTCTCTAGCAAGATAAGGATCGACCAATATTTCAAAAACTTCTCCATGAATTTTTAATCTTGCGATCACAGCCTTATCAACACTAATTGGCATTCCCACCACCTCCAAATAAAAATTAGAGAAAAGTCAGTAGTTGCTATCCAGCTCCGAATAATCCTCTTCCTTTTCCTTGACTTCTTCCTCTTCAACTTCTTTTAGCACTTCCGACAGGTACTTTTCTATTTCATCCCTAGTAAGTTTTCTAAACTTTTTGTCCTTTACAGTTATTACAGCCACTTCTATATTATCTGCACTAGGATTTTCCATTGTCTTTGCCAGTGCCATCAAAGCCAGCTTTATTGCATCTTCTAAATTCATGTCATCTCTATATTTTTCTTCGAAAATTGCCATTGCTGTGTTCCTTCCACTTCCTATAGCTACAGCTTTCCAAGCAAAATATGCACCACTTGGATCTGTCTCATAAAGCTCTGGTCTGTCATTTATACCCGCCATTAAAAGCGCTGCTCCAAATGGCCTTACGCCTCCATACTGAGTATGCATCTGCTTAAGGTCACAGATTTTTTTGACTATAACTGAAACTGGTGCTGGTTCACCATATGTTAGTCTATAAATTTGAGCTTCTAATCTTGCTCTGTTAACTAGAACTCTCGCATCGGCTATAATACCACTTGAAGCTGCAGCGATGTGATCATCAATTTGAAAGATCTTCTCATAACTGTCAGGTTCAATTAACCTGCTCGTTATCCTTTTCTCAACAGCTAAGACAACACCCTCGCCACACTTAACTCCCACAGCTGTAGCTCCTCTTTTTACTGCTTCCCTTGCATAATTTACTTGGAATAATCTTCCATCTGGACTAAAAACTGTAATTGCTCTGTCGTACCCAGCCTGAGGTGGAACAAATGCCATTCCGTTCACCTCCAAGTTAGCTTTATCGTGGAGTGTTTATATACCTTCCGTGGAAGCAAAGGTTTATATCTCTACCCAAAGGTATATTTGATGACATGGAAACATTTTTAATAATAATGTACCTAAAAGTATAATGTTGAACTTTGTTGGAGGGAGGCTCATGTGGGGGAAGATTGAACATTATTTTGATGAATATCCAGTTAGAAAGTTAATAGCAAAAACCTTGCTGAGGTATGGGCTAAGAGTCTCAGAGGACATGAAAATTAAAGCTGGTGAAATTGAAGTTCCCTATACTAAAATAGCAAAAGCATTAAACGTTGACAGGAGAGTTGTTAAAGAGACCGTAGCAATGATACTCAAAACACCAGAACTTAGAGATATCTACATGAACCTTGAACCTACAGTACATATGAAATATGTAGGAAAGCACGTGGGATATGGTGTCATAGAAATAGAACCTGAACCTAGAGCTATTGGAATTCTGGCTAAAATCGCTCAAAAGATAGCAGAAAGAGAGATAAACATTGTACAGGTTGTTGCCGAAGATCCTGAACTTTATCCAGAGGCAATACTTACAATAATTACTGAAAAACCCATCCCAGGAGATTTAATTAACGAACTATCAAAATTAGAAGGCGTAAAGAGAATATCGATCTATTGATTCTTTGAGCATTCTTTGAGATTTTAGTTTTTACCCATACATCCAAAAAATTTTTATAATTTCAGAATGCTAAATTATTTGACAAACGTAAAAATATGGTGATTAGTATGGAAGTTCTAGAAAAAGTACTTCGTTGGGCTGAAGAAAATATTAAAGCTGAGTATATAGAACTGCGTTATGAAAACCTCAAAAAGACAAGACTTACTTTAAAAGACGGAGTATTCACCAATTTTACTGAAAAATTGAATATGGGAGTAGCAGTAAGAGTCCTAGCAAATGGAGCATGGGGATTTGCTTCTACGAGCAATTTAGACAAACTCCAAGATGCGATAAAGGAAGCATATAAGTTAGCAAAGGCAAGTGCCGAGACAAAAAAAGAAAAAATTACACTCGCAGAGATAAAGCCAGTAGAAGATTTTGTAGAAAGTAAAATGAAGATCAAACCCAGGGAAGTAGATATTGAAGAAAAAGTTAATCACTTGAAAGAATTAGAAAAACTCCTTAAGGAAGATAAATCCGTAAAGAGCGTAAACGTGAGATACGAAGATGGTGGAGGCCAAAAAATACTCCTCACAAACGAAGGAACTCATATAGAGTGGGACTACAACTATCTATACCAAGGAGTTTATGTCACTGGAAAGAAGGAAGGAAAGCTAGCAATGGCGAGAGATAGTATCGGAGCGGTAGATTATGGCTGGGAACTCATGACAGAAAAGGAGCCAAATGAAAAGGTTGCAGAGAGGTTACTCAGAAAATTACATGCTCAGCTTAACGGAGTGCCACCTAAAAGAGGAGAATGGCCCATAGTAGCTGGCCCAATAGTTGTCGGAATAATCGCTCATGAGGCGCTTGGACACTTAGCTGAAGCAGACTTAACAATAAACTCTCCATTTAGAGAGTTAATTGGAAAGCAAATAGCACCAGAATTCGTAACAATGAGCGAGAGAATTGTAGAAGGTGGATTTGGAAATGACAAGTACGATGATGAAGGAGTTCCAGTAAAGGACATTCACATAATAGAAAATGGCATCCTAAAGGAGATAATGCTAAACAGAGAATATGCAGCAAAATGGAATATGGAGCCAAACGGGCATGCAAGAGCTGAAAGCTACAAGTATCCCCCAATAATTAGGATGAGAAATACTGTGTTTGAGCCAGGGGATTGGAGTTTTGAAGAGATGATTGAGGATATAAAGTTCGGATATTATGTAGTTGACTTCAGAGGAGGACAAGCTCAGTTAAATTCTGCCTTCCAAGTGGGTATCCAGGAGGGCTATGTAATTAGGAACGGAGAAATTGCAGAACCTATAAGAGACACATCAATTACTGGAGTTGCTATTGAAGCATTAAAGAAAATAACTGCAGTAGGAAAAGACTTTGGAATAGAAACAGGATTCTGTGGAAAGGGGCAAATTGCATTTGTGAGCTCTGGAGGTCCTCACATGAGATTTGACGGAGGAATTATTATTGGATGAGGAGGGTAAGAAATGGAAGAA contains:
- the psmA gene encoding archaeal proteasome endopeptidase complex subunit alpha, giving the protein MAFVPPQAGYDRAITVFSPDGRLFQVNYAREAVKRGATAVGVKCGEGVVLAVEKRITSRLIEPDSYEKIFQIDDHIAAASSGIIADARVLVNRARLEAQIYRLTYGEPAPVSVIVKKICDLKQMHTQYGGVRPFGAALLMAGINDRPELYETDPSGAYFAWKAVAIGSGRNTAMAIFEEKYRDDMNLEDAIKLALMALAKTMENPSADNIEVAVITVKDKKFRKLTRDEIEKYLSEVLKEVEEEEVKEKEEDYSELDSNY
- a CDS encoding TldD/PmbA family protein, whose amino-acid sequence is MEVLEKVLRWAEENIKAEYIELRYENLKKTRLTLKDGVFTNFTEKLNMGVAVRVLANGAWGFASTSNLDKLQDAIKEAYKLAKASAETKKEKITLAEIKPVEDFVESKMKIKPREVDIEEKVNHLKELEKLLKEDKSVKSVNVRYEDGGGQKILLTNEGTHIEWDYNYLYQGVYVTGKKEGKLAMARDSIGAVDYGWELMTEKEPNEKVAERLLRKLHAQLNGVPPKRGEWPIVAGPIVVGIIAHEALGHLAEADLTINSPFRELIGKQIAPEFVTMSERIVEGGFGNDKYDDEGVPVKDIHIIENGILKEIMLNREYAAKWNMEPNGHARAESYKYPPIIRMRNTVFEPGDWSFEEMIEDIKFGYYVVDFRGGQAQLNSAFQVGIQEGYVIRNGEIAEPIRDTSITGVAIEALKKITAVGKDFGIETGFCGKGQIAFVSSGGPHMRFDGGIIIG